From the genome of Corallococcus macrosporus DSM 14697:
GACCTGCGCCGCGCGCTCGGGCGCGGCGTCATCCGGGCGCGCGGGCGGCAGCGGCATCCCGCCCAGGCGCGCGGAGAGGGTGCCGAGCCCATCGGCCAGCTCGGCCGGGCGGTGTTCGGCCGTCTCGCGCAGGTCCCGGGTGACGTCCTCGCGCTCGGCGCAGGGCAGGGAGGCCAGCAGCAGGAGGATGGGCAGGCTCGTCACGGGGCAGTCCGGAGAACGGCGTCAGGGCGCGGGCGCGGTGGTGTCGAGCTGGTGTTCCAGGTCCAGCGCTTCGCGGCGCACGCGCATGTCCAGATAGAAGAGCGCGCAGAAGACGAAGTTGATGGGCGTGAAGAAGGACTGCGCCACCGTCTGCACGAGCTCCACGGGCACCAGCAGGAGCTGCGGCGTGCGGGCCATGGTGCCGGCCTCGAAGGGGTTGCCGTAGGGCAGCATCACCAGCCACGAGGGCAGCCCGGAGACGAGCTGCACGGAGATGAGGATGAGGCTCACCACGGTGAAGAGAATCATCGCCCGCACCATCACCCGGCCCAGGAAGCCCGGCTCCACGCGGCCCGACAGGAGCTGACCGGAGCGCCGGAAGGTCTCCCACGCGCCCAGGTCCTCCATGGCCAGCACCGGGGGCACCAGCAGGAAGCGCAGCATGTACCAGAGCGCGGCGGCCACCAGGCCCAGGCCCGCGAGCAGCGCGCCCACCACGCCCAGCACGGCGGCCAGGGTGTTGGAGCCCGAGGCCAGCCCCGCCGCGACGCCGATGACGGCGATGAGGAACCCCGGAAGCATGAGCGCCAGGGTCACCAGCGCGGACCAGCCGAGCGACAGCAGGTACACCCCCGTCAGCGTGCCCAGCCGCGAGAAGCCCCGGCGCAGGGCCTCCGCCGGACGGACGGGCTCCCCCAACTGGGCCGTCAGCACGTAGCGGGACGTGGCGACGGTGGCCAGCCAGTACACCCAGAGGAGGAACAGGAACAGGGTCGTCCACAGCGCGACGGTGATGGCGGCCTGCGGGAGCACGACGTCCGGGTCCAACTGGGCGCGCGACTCCGTGTTGCCGGTGTAGAACAGCGGGGCCAGGCGCTGGTTCACCATCAGCATCGCCTTGGTCGCGATGTAGTTCACCAGCGTGAAGCCGAAGCTCAGCAGGAAGAGCGGCTTCACGTGGGCGCGCCAGAAGGTGGCGGCACGGTCAATCATCTCCCCCATGGCGAGGGGGCGCAGCGCGGTGGCAGCGGGTATGGGGCTCACGGGGCGCGCAGCATAGCCCGCCCCGCGCACGCGGCCAGCAGGCTCAATGCCGCCGCCCTGGGGTCATCCGCCTCCAGCACGGAGGAGATGACCGCGGAGCCCGCCGCGCCTGGCAGCTCGGCCGCGCGCGCCGGGGTGATGCCGCCCAGCGCCAGCGCGGGGCAGCCAAGCGCCGCGGCCAGGGTGCTGAAGCCCGTGGGCCCCAGCGGAGGCCGCGTGTCACCCGGCTTGGAGCCGGGGGAGAAGACGGGGCTCACCAGGGCCAGGTCCGCGCCCCGGGCCGCGTGGGCCTCCGACACGTCATGCACGGCCGCGCTGATCCACGTCCCGGAAGGGAGGTGGGGCCGGACCTCCTCCGGCGTGGGGCCATGGGCGGGGAGGTGGACGTGGGCGCCCACTCGCAGCGCCACGTCGAAGCGGCCGTTGACGAAGAGCGGGTTGCCCCGCTGCTGGCACAGCGCGGCCAACTCGCGCGCCTCTTCGAAAAAGCGGCGCCCGGTGGCCTCCGGGTGGCGGTGCTGGAGGGCCACCTGGGGGCCAGCGTCGAGCGCCTGGGAGAGCGCCCACCGCAGCCGCTGGGGCGGCAGGCGCCAGTCGGTGATGACGATGAGCCGGGGAAGGGGAGGCGTCATCGTCCGCACCCGCGCGTCAGTGGTGAACGAGCCCTTCGATGGGGCTGGACGCGGAGCCGTAGGCCTTCCGCGGGATGCGGCCCGCGAGGTACGCGTCGCGGCCGGCCTCCACCGCCTTCTTCATGGCCACGGCCATGCGCACCGGGTCCTGCGCGCCGGCGATGGCGGTGTTCATCAGCACCGCCTCCACGCCCAGCTCCATGGCGATGGCCGCGTCGGAGGCCGTGCCCACACCCGCGTCCACGATGACGGGGACCTTCACCGTCTCCAGGATGAGGCGGATGTTGTGCGGGTTGCGGATGCCCAGGCCGCTGCCAATGGGCGCCGCCAGCGGCATCACGGCCGCGCAGCCCGCGTCCTCCAGCTTGCGGGCGGTGATGGGGTCGTCGCTGGTGTAGGGCAGCACGGTGAAGCCCTCCTTCACCAGGATGCGGGCCGCCTTCACCGTCTCCTCGACGTCCGGGTAGAGCGTCTTCTCGTCGCCGAGCACCTCGAGCTTCACCCACTTGCTCATGCCCAGCTCCTCGGCGAGCCGGCAGGTGCGGACCGCGTCATCCGCCGTGTAGCAGAGCGCCGTGTTGGGCAGCAGGCGCAGGCGGTTGCGGTCAATCCAGTTCATCAGGGACGCCTCGCCCGTGGCCTTGAGGTCCAGGCGGCGCACGGCCACGGTCACCATCTCCGTGCCGGAGGACTCGTGGCAGCGCTTCATGATGTCGTGGCTGGGGTACTTCCCCGTGCCGAGGATGAGCCGGGAGTTGAACGTCACTCCGGCGATGGTGAAGGGCTTGTCCTGGATGCTCATGTGCCGACTCCTGGCTAGCCGCCGCCGACGAAGGTGACGATTTCCACGCGGTCCCCCGCGTGGAGCTGGTGTTCGGGATGGCGGGCGCGGCGCACCACCTCCGCGTTCACTTCCACGGCGACGCCGGGGCCGCCCACCTGCAGCGACTCCAGCAGCACCGAAAGGGTGGTGCCTTCGGGCACTTCGCGCGTCTCTCCGTTGACCCAGACCTGCATGGCCTCACGGCTCCTTGCGACGACGGGGACCTGGGCACGCACTACAAGGGTGACTCCGCGCTGTCAACGCGCTCGCCAGCCCGTGAGCCCGGCACCATCACCGGTACACCGCGGAGCCGCGCGGCAGCGGCGTGACGGCGTTCCACCTGGACTCCTACGCGCCCGAGGATGGCGGCGCGAATTCAGGCGCGCGCGTACGTGTTCCAGGACATGCCTCCCCCGGCGAGCGGCGTGCCCTTGCCGACGACGGAGGAGCGCGAACGCATCGCCCGGTGGGCGCGTGAAGGCGCGCCGCTGTGCGCGGATGCTGGCGGCATCTAGCACTTGCACATCTTGTTCCCTGGCAGGGCAGGCAGGCGGCCATGCGCCCCGTGGTCCGCCTTGGGCCCCTAGGGCCTCCGCACGCGCCGGACAAGCCCTGTGCAAGGGCGGGGCAAGCACCCACTTTCTGCCCAACGCCGGGGGAAACGCTCCCTCGGCCGCAAGTGAGTGAGGGGGAGACCTTCTCCCGTTCCCATGTGAAAGGAGCAGGAAAAAATGCGCAAGCTCATGATGGCGGTCACTGCGGTTGCCGGGATGTCGCTGGTGGTCACTGGTTGCAGCAAGCGCGACAACGTCGAGTCGCAGCGCCAGGATGTCGCCGAGGCCCGGATGGAGGCCCAGCAGGAGACGGCGGAGATCCGTCAGGACGCGCGAGAGGACATCGCCAGCACGCGGACGGAGGCCCAGGAGGACATCGCGGGGACTCAGCGTGAGGCCGAGGAGGAGGTCGCCAGCGCACGGCAGGACGTCCAGGACGAGCGCGAGGACCTGGCCGAGGCCGAGGCGGATCGACGGTCGGACCTGAATGACGACATGGCGCTGGGTGGCTCCGGCGCGGCGGGCGCCACGGCCGCGGCGAGCAGCGTGAACGGCCGGGTGCTCTCCACGGGCAGCGATGAGCTGACCGTCGTCGACACCCGCAACAACAAGCAGCTCGAGCTGAAGACGAACGACCAGACGCGCATCCTCCACAACAACCAGCCGGTGGAGCTGGGCGACATCCAGGAGGGGGCCCAGGTCCGCGCCTCGTATGTGCAGGAGGGTGAGGACATGGTGGTTCGCGAGCTGACCGTGACGCAGCCGGTGCAGAAGAAGAAGTAGTCGTCGCCGGCGCATCGGATGCAGCGAGCGGTTCGTCTCCTCACGAATCGCTCAGGGACGGCCTCTGCTTCGGCGGAGGCCGTTT
Proteins encoded in this window:
- a CDS encoding thiamine phosphate synthase, with the protein product MTPPLPRLIVITDWRLPPQRLRWALSQALDAGPQVALQHRHPEATGRRFFEEARELAALCQQRGNPLFVNGRFDVALRVGAHVHLPAHGPTPEEVRPHLPSGTWISAAVHDVSEAHAARGADLALVSPVFSPGSKPGDTRPPLGPTGFSTLAAALGCPALALGGITPARAAELPGAAGSAVISSVLEADDPRAAALSLLAACAGRAMLRAP
- the thiS gene encoding sulfur carrier protein ThiS, translated to MQVWVNGETREVPEGTTLSVLLESLQVGGPGVAVEVNAEVVRRARHPEHQLHAGDRVEIVTFVGGG
- a CDS encoding thiazole synthase; the encoded protein is MSIQDKPFTIAGVTFNSRLILGTGKYPSHDIMKRCHESSGTEMVTVAVRRLDLKATGEASLMNWIDRNRLRLLPNTALCYTADDAVRTCRLAEELGMSKWVKLEVLGDEKTLYPDVEETVKAARILVKEGFTVLPYTSDDPITARKLEDAGCAAVMPLAAPIGSGLGIRNPHNIRLILETVKVPVIVDAGVGTASDAAIAMELGVEAVLMNTAIAGAQDPVRMAVAMKKAVEAGRDAYLAGRIPRKAYGSASSPIEGLVHH